The Manihot esculenta cultivar AM560-2 chromosome 1, M.esculenta_v8, whole genome shotgun sequence genome has a window encoding:
- the LOC122721718 gene encoding uncharacterized protein LOC122721718, translating to MCKVFPTTLTGPARAWFNSLEAGSIKSFGDLANVFISRFIAGVPADRKTSYLETIKQRRNESLREYVARFNMEALQIPELDESRAVEAMQKGTTSLEFFGSLSRKPPTSLAELMKRAEKYIRQDDALMTSRFAKEAADRGKAPKERRPERQEKKQRKRLETYRQPWDRRDQRPFPPRVPEQRPFPPRVRETLTPLNASRAKVLMAVKNKEFLQWPKPMRAEASQRDPDKYCQYHRTHGHDTNNCYQLISEIERLIKRGHLRNFEKKSEGERP from the coding sequence atgtgcaaggtattccccacTACGCTCACGGGGCCAGCACGGGCATGGTTCAATAGCCTAGAAGCTGGAAGTATCAAGAGTTTTGGAGATTTGGCCAACgtcttcatcagccggttcatagccggaGTGCCAGCTGATAGGAAAACCAGTTACTTGGAAACAATCAAGCAGAGGAGGAACGAATCATTGAGGGAGTATGTAGCCCGTTTCAATatggaggccctgcagattcccgagctggaTGAGAGCAGAGCAGTAGAAGCCATGCAAAAAGGGACGACCTCCCTAGAGTTCTTTGGTTCATTGAGTAGGAAGCCCCCTACCTCGCTAGCAGAactgatgaagagggcagaaaagtacataaggcaggatgatgccttgatgACGAGCAGATTCGCCAAAGAGGCAGCAGATAGGGGGAAAGCCCCAAAGGAAAGGAGGCCAGAAAGGCAAGAGAAAAAGCAAAGAAAAAGGCTTGAGACCTACAGACAGCCCTGGGaccgaagggaccaaagaccattCCCCCCTCGGGTTCCAGAACAAAGACCATTCCCCCCGCGAGTTCGAGAGACCCTGACCCCACTCAACGCCTCTAGAGccaaagtgctcatggcagtcaaAAATAAGGAATTCCTCCAATGGCCGAAGCCCATGAGGGCCGAAGCAAGCCAgagagatcctgacaaatactgtcagtatcATCGTACACATGGCCATGACACCAATAATTGCTACCAGCTGATTAGCGAAATCGAGAGGCTAATAAAAAGGGGACATCTCAGGAATTTTGAGAAAAAATCCGAGGGAGAAAGGCCTTAA